Within Kutzneria chonburiensis, the genomic segment CAGCTGCGCGCCGACGCAGTAGTGCATGCCGAAGCCGAACGACACGTGGTGGTTGTCGGACCGTCCGATGTGGACGGTGTGCGGGTCGCGGAACCGGGCCTCGTCGAGGTTGGCGGCCGGCAGCGACACCGCGATGTGCTCGCCGGCGGCGATGTGCACGCCGCCGATGGTCAGCGGCTCGGCGGCGAACCGGTACGTGATGGTGGAGACCGGACTGTCCACCCGCAGCGCCTCCTCGACGGCCGCCGGCACGAGCGTGGGGTCCGCGTACAGGTCGGCCAGCGCGTCCGGGTGGGTGAGGATGAGCAGCAGCGTGTTGGCGATCAGGTTGACGGTGGTCTCGAAGCCGGCGTTGAGCAGCAGGAAGCTGTTGGACCGCACCTCGATGTCGGTCAGGCGGTCGTCGTTGTCCTGCGCCGCAAGGAGTCCGGAGATCAGATCCGACCCGGGGCGCCGGCGACGGTCGGCGATCAGCTCGGTGAAGTACCGGTCGAACCACTGCCCGGTCTGGATGAGGTCGCCGGGTTCGGTGCTGGCGTTCACCCCGATCAGCACGTCCGCGTGGCCGAGGAACTCGGGGCGGTCGCCGGCCGGGATGCCCAGCAGCTCGCAGATCACCGCGGCCGGCAGCGGCTGCGCGAGTTCGGCCACCAGGTCCGCCTCCGAGCGGCCGGACAGCTCGTCCAGCAGCTCGTCCACGAGCTCGCTGATCCGTGGCCGCAGCAGCTCCACGCGGCGCGGCGTGAAGGCCTTCACCACCAGACGGCGCAGTCGGGTGTGGTCGGGCGGGTCGGCGAACAGCATGTGCCGGCTGAGCACGAAATCGTCGCCGGCCAGGCCGAAGTAGCCGCGCAGCTCGGGTGCGGCGTGCTCGACCGAGCGGAGCACCCGTGGGTCCGACAGCGCGGCGCGCACCTCGTGGTAGCCGGTGACCAGCCAGGACGGCATGCCGTCCGGCAGGGTGATCCGGTGCACCGGGCCGGGGTCACCCAGCTCGGCGGTGAGCGCGCGGGCATCCGAGAACAGTTCCGTGCGCATGGAGCATCACCTCCTGGTGTTTTCGCAGATCGTGGCCATTCGCGGTTATCACGGGGTTACCGTCGCTGGTTGTTTTTTCGGGTGTCAACGCCGTTGTCGAATAGAATCGAGTCATGACGGAAACCATCGAGCCGGCGGCCGTCCTGCACGGCGACGCCGCGATCTACACACGTTCGGTGCTGGCCATCTACGACCCGATCGCACTCGGCGTGATGTGCCCGCTGGTCTGGAAGTGCTCGCCGCGGGTGATGCTGTCGTTCTACAACCGCAATGTGCGCGGCCGGCACCTCGATATCGGCCCCGGCACGGGGATCTTCCTCGACCGCTGCGCGTTCCCGGTGCCGAACCCGTCGGTCGTGGTCGCCGACCTCAATCAGAACGTGCTCGACACCGTGCGCGAGCGCATCGCCCGCTACCACCCGGAGACGCTGGTTCGCGACGCGCTGCTGCCGCTCGACCTGGGCGAACGGCGGTTCGAGTCGGTCGGCCTGCTCAGCGTGCTGCACTGCCTGCCCGGCACGATGGCCGACAAGGCCGTCGTGTTCGACAACGTGCGCGGGCACGTCGAGCCGGGCGGCCGGATCTTCGGCGGCACGGTGCTCGGCGACGGCCCTAACCACACCCGCCTCATGCGCTGGATGATCGGGAAGTACAACCAGGCCGGCAGTTTCGCCAATGACGGCGACCGGTTGGCCCAGCTGCACACGGAACTGGGTCGGCGTTTCGACGACTATCGAATCTACCTGCACGGTGCGATGGCGTTCTTCGAAATCCAGCTCTGATGCTCGACGTGTGGTTCCTGCCGGAGCGGGAACCACACGTCGAGTGCCTTTCAGTCCGTCGGCACGAAACTGATACGCGCGTTCAGCGTGCGATCAGGATCGAGCAGTATTTCCCCGTCGATGCCGGTCTTCGACAATTCGACTCCCCGCGCCCTGGCCGATTCCGCCGCCGCGTCCACGTCGGCGACGGCCAGCGCGACCCCGAACAGCCCGGGCCGGATCGCGGCGCCGGGTCCGATGAGCCGGACCACGGTGCCGTCGGCCAGCCGCCAGCTCGCGGTGGCGACGTCCAGCACCGGGTCGACGCCCCGCACGGCCGGCGGCTCCCCGAACAGCGTGGTGTAGCGGCGGATCCCCGCGGCGATGTCGGCCACGGCGACGTCGGCCCGGGACAGGCCGGTGATCGTGTAGCCGAGGTCGTCCGGATGCGGATCGGCCTGTGGCGGGTGCGTGTACGAGATCAGCGACGGCAGCAGGCCGGCGGCGAACTCCTCGCCGTAGCCGCCGAGGGAGAAGCCGCGGATGGAGCCGTCCGGGCGGACCGCGTGCCCGCTGATCGGCGGGTCAAGGGCCAGACCGGCCGCGTTGAGCTCCTCGACGGTGCCGACCAGGTCGTCGACCCCGAGCACGAACGCCAGCCAGCCGCCGCCCTCACCGCTCACCTCGATGATCCGCCGCCCCACCGGCAGCCCGCCGGCCACCGCGCG encodes:
- a CDS encoding cytochrome P450 family protein, with product MRTELFSDARALTAELGDPGPVHRITLPDGMPSWLVTGYHEVRAALSDPRVLRSVEHAAPELRGYFGLAGDDFVLSRHMLFADPPDHTRLRRLVVKAFTPRRVELLRPRISELVDELLDELSGRSEADLVAELAQPLPAAVICELLGIPAGDRPEFLGHADVLIGVNASTEPGDLIQTGQWFDRYFTELIADRRRRPGSDLISGLLAAQDNDDRLTDIEVRSNSFLLLNAGFETTVNLIANTLLLILTHPDALADLYADPTLVPAAVEEALRVDSPVSTITYRFAAEPLTIGGVHIAAGEHIAVSLPAANLDEARFRDPHTVHIGRSDNHHVSFGFGMHYCVGAQLARLEGQLAVGRLLARFTDLTLSTPVSQLRWKPSFIVHHLHELPVTYKEMLP
- a CDS encoding class I SAM-dependent methyltransferase, producing the protein MTETIEPAAVLHGDAAIYTRSVLAIYDPIALGVMCPLVWKCSPRVMLSFYNRNVRGRHLDIGPGTGIFLDRCAFPVPNPSVVVADLNQNVLDTVRERIARYHPETLVRDALLPLDLGERRFESVGLLSVLHCLPGTMADKAVVFDNVRGHVEPGGRIFGGTVLGDGPNHTRLMRWMIGKYNQAGSFANDGDRLAQLHTELGRRFDDYRIYLHGAMAFFEIQL
- a CDS encoding VOC family protein, yielding MPITGIDHVMLAVADLDTAVAGLAGALGLHAVRGGVHPDFGTANKVVHIPGLYLEMITDHDRAVAGGLPVGRRIIEVSGEGGGWLAFVLGVDDLVGTVEELNAAGLALDPPISGHAVRPDGSIRGFSLGGYGEEFAAGLLPSLISYTHPPQADPHPDDLGYTITGLSRADVAVADIAAGIRRYTTLFGEPPAVRGVDPVLDVATASWRLADGTVVRLIGPGAAIRPGLFGVALAVADVDAAAESARARGVELSKTGIDGEILLDPDRTLNARISFVPTD